Below is a window of Arabidopsis thaliana chromosome 2, partial sequence DNA.
CTTACCAGTTCCCTGAAGAACACCCCAAAATCCATCGCTACTTCGATCAACATGCTTGGCTAATGCTCTAGCTCCATGGCTCAATCTACAACCTTTTATCTCAACaataggaaaaaagaaagattctaAATTTGATCTCACACAACACAGCTTAACCATTCCCCAAAAGATTCACTACGATGTCTCTCGAACTATATCTTAGTTTTTGTGGTACCTTTGGCTTATATGGAAGCATGAATGAAGAGAGTAGCATCGATCTAGGAGGAGGCAGAGCATGAAAAATGGATCCAGTTGTGTGAGATAGACCGAGAAGGTTTTGCACGCCAGTGTAACTCAAGCCCTGCCatttaaatgatgtttttgtaagaaacaTTGAATAATAAGAATCATAAATCACAAGGAGAAGGCTGAGAAAAACTTGAACTCACAGACAGTATGTGAGCCAAAGCAACACAAGGCTGAGCAACTGATTTACTAAGATGGATTGCCACAACACCATTGAAATTCTCTTGATCCGTATCATATAACTTCCTAAACATTTGCATAcctaaaaaaatttgaaatctttgaAACAGAAGTTAATGGCTAAGGAtcagacaaagaaaaaagcttaccTTCTTCCACTGTTTTAGTGCCAGGAAACACTTTCTCTGAACTCTCGGCTTTCAACAGCTCGTAAAAGGATGCATATTGGTGAAGTTCCTATATATCAACATTTAAGAGAATCAATCACAAGAAATCGTTTGCAGGAACACAAAAGCATGATGTCGGCAAATATATCTCACCAGAACTTCAAACATTAGACATTTATTTATCATAACCATTGAACCTCCTCTCCGAATTCTGaggaaaccaaacaacattTGTGAACACAAGAGACACAGAAGTAATCCAGCTCAATAACTTTTCACTTCTCCTACCTATCATACTCTTCTTCAAAACACCTTGCTTCAACTGTTTTGATGCCATCTAATATATCCATTTAAATTAAGCAACCCAAAAATCTGATCAAGAACTCTTACCACTTGATATTGACATTGCCAAGCTAAAAAGAGGAAGTTTTAACCTTTCATGAGGGAGAATAAGGGCTCTTGAACTTGAAGCTCGGAAAATACATCCTTCAAGGCCTGTTAGAATATTGCAAAGTgaacaaaacttttaacaaTCAAAAGCAAACCAAAAGCTAAGCATCGATGACTCTGATTACCCCAGTACCAATGTTGCCTTTTGAAGTATAATCGACTATGACTCACTCACATTGACTAACTCAGAACCCTTTTGATTTATCAGCTTGCTCcactcatcttctttctccttcaacCGGATTACTTCCTTCCCCAACGAAATTTTCTCAAAGGTTCCACAGAAAGAACCAGAATCAATTGATTTCAGCAGACCTAAAGCTAGAACCTTGTACAAGGGATAATCAGGAACACCTGAAAACCGGTGTAGCAAAGCGTAGGAAGACGATTCGATTCGTTCACCGTCGTGAAGAACTGATTCGCCGCACAGAAGGCCGGAGCAGAACTCCCCGGTAAGCCCTATATCGAATTCTACACAGTAATCGAGTGTGAACTTCACCATTTCATCTAGACAATCTCTAATTTTAATCATCTTCACTCAATTGGAGCAAAGTTCAGTTCTTTAGACTCCATTGTGAAATAGTTCtcattgtaaaaaaaatgattcttttttgtctGAACAAGAGaaagtttgatatatttttttgttcaatatgttaaacccagaaaaaaagaaaaaaaaaagtctttgaTTAATAAATCAACAGATTACATAAGTCTAAAACATGTGTTCTAAGCTAATGCTTTTCAGCTAAGATAGAATCATTCATGGTAGATTTGATGTAGATGGGATTGCTTTATCTAGGCCAAGAAATAGTTCATCGTTCAACTTCTCCGGCAATGATGATGGCATATTCTTCCATGTCTCCGACACATTCTCATTCAAACTgtaatatcaaaaataaaattatgatataACTTGATTTTATACATGATGACATTTTACAGAAATGATGATTATGTTACTTACTCTTTGAGAAGGCTTTTGATGTTCTCCCGGATTTTTCTGAAAAGGTCTAAGTTGTCTGTGAGCtgtataagaaagaaacacaaaggAAATTAAGTAAACTAAGTTTTCTTTAGCGATTTTGGTGTCTCAAGAGATCGAAATTTTGGTCAATATATACTTACGTTTAAGAATGTGAGATTTGCATAAATCTGGTTGAACCATTGCTTATTATGATTAAGAAGCTCATTGTGAACCCCTACATATCATTAAATCAGAGCACTTTTATGAATATTTtcatatctgttttttttttttcgaaaaatttcctaaaatattgaAGATTCGTTGAATCAATACTTACCATGTTGAGATGGTTGAAACACCTGTGATGGTTGATACACTTGTGATGCCAGCACCATATTAACAATCTCCTGAAGAAATCAAACGTAAAACCGAAATTACATTAGTTCAAactaaatttggaaaattatagataaaaagaagatgttgTTGATAAGACCAGaacatagagagagagatttcatgACTAAACCTCGTTGTCAACTCTGGTTGTTCCCAATCCATtgtgatcttctttttttttcttggcgatttttttgttctgcaacaaaaacaaaataaattaaccaaaagggaaaaaatattaaagattgattatcaaccaagaaacagagaaagaacaaaacttgaagaagaataaacaagaagaagactttaCATATATCCATCTGCTACGTGCAGCAACGTCCCTGATAGTCTTGTCCTGAAGGAATTCGAGGATTTGCAAGTAACGTGTAACAGCACTACGCGAGTCCGACGAATAACTTCATGAAAGACAAACAATATCAGAGAACAATAAGAGATCATGAACAAAATTGTAAACCTAGGTTTGATTCtcatgaaactaaaagcaaaatTTGATCATAAAGAATTCACAAACCTATCAAGGAGTTGAATCAGAATGTCGTCTTCTGCAGTGGTCCAATTCAAGGCGATTCCCGAGCGACTTATCAACAATGAGCTCTCCGACGGTGTGGTCAAGTTGCCGGAGTAGGCATTATTATGATTCATCTCTTCGTTTGTCTAAAGCCCTAGTTTATCGTATAACTACGTACAATGTGTACGGATGTGGATAAATATACGTAAATATTCAGGTAATCTTGAAATCCTTCTAGAAGAGGTGTAcggaaatatattttttttgggtgaataGGTGTAaggaaatattaaaaagaacaacaacaaaaataaatcaagcGAACAATATCAACGCAGATCTACGACGATCGGCGATATCTGATTCGTAATTCAAGCGAACGATGGGggcaaataaatcaaaattcccAGAAAAGCCAGAAAAGCGAAGTCGAGATTGAATTgctagagagagaagaagatgaaaacaggAACTTCTAGAGAgagggaaaacaaaagaatgtcAGCTTTGTTTTAGGCTTTGGGTCGGTAAAGTAGGTTAGGTTGTAATTTATAATAACGCATATGCTCCCTTAATTAtcaatataatttgatttgttggggataattaattttcttattgagtcgtccttttttttgtaggatCATGCATACTGTATATGatctgaaatatatatttagaatcaTGGACGACGTATTTCCCGGGATATTGTGCGATGGGATTCGGTAGAGACAATGTTAAGGGTAGCTATAAAGTAGTGAGGATCTTCCGTGATCCTACCTATTGCGATATCCTTGATGTCAACACTGGTGAATGTCTAATTCTTTTGTGTATTTCAGTACTGATGCTTCATTACTTCTATCGAAAATTGAGGTTGATCTAACTGTGGAAAATTTAATGTGAAATGAAAAACGGATTTGTCTAATTTATCATTATTCGATCATTTGCCCATTATTTCCTATCGTCGTCGTTCAAATTATTATTGGACCAGTGAAATAAAAATCCGTAGTTATTGTGCTACAATCACGATCAGTATTTTGTGGGaattttcaatcaaaatcatCCTTTATATTTAGATATTAGAAA
It encodes the following:
- a CDS encoding RNA-binding ASCH domain protein; amino-acid sequence: MIKIRDCLDEMVKFTLDYCVEFDIGLTGEFCSGLLCGESVLHDGERIESSSYALLHRFSGVPDYPLYKVLALGLLKSIDSGSFCGTFEKISLGKEVIRLKEKEDEWSKLINQKGSELVNALKDVFSELQVQEPLFSLMKDGIKTVEARCFEEEYDRIRRGGSMVMINKCLMFEVLELHQYASFYELLKAESSEKVFPGTKTVEEGSYMIRIKRISMVLWQSILVNQLLSLVLLWLTYCLA
- a CDS encoding RNA-binding ASCH domain protein — its product is MIKIRDCLDEMVKFTLDYCVEFDIGLTGEFCSGLLCGESVLHDGERIESSSYALLHRFSGVPDYPLYKVLALGLLKSIDSGSFCGTFEKISLGKEVIRLKEKEDEWSKLINQKGSELVNALKDVFSELQVQEPLFSLMKDGIKTVEARCFEEEYDRIRRGGSMVMINKCLMFEVLELHQYASFYELLKAESSEKVFPGTKTVEEGMQMFRKLYDTDQENFNGVVAIHLSKSVAQPCVALAHILSGLSYTGVQNLLGLSHTTGSIFHALPPPRSMLLSSFMLPYKPKIKGCRLSHGARALAKHVDRSSDGFWGVLQGTGK
- a CDS encoding RNA-binding ASCH domain protein is translated as MIKIRDCLDEMVKFTLDYCVEFDIGLTGEFCSGLLCGESVLHDGERIESSSYALLHRFSGVPDYPLYKVLALGLLKSIDSGSFCGTFEKISLGKEVIRLKEKEDEWSKLINQKGSELVNALKDVFSELQVQEPLFSLMKDGIKTVEARCFEEEYDRIRRGGSMVMINKCLMFEVLELHQYASFYELLKAESSEKVFPGTKTVEEGMQMFRKLYDTDQENFNGVVAIHLSKSVAQPCVALAHILSGLSYTGVQNLLGLSHTTGSIFHALPPPRSMLLSSFMLPYKPKVVD
- a CDS encoding zinc finger CCCH domain protein, putative (DUF3755) (Protein of unknown function (DUF3755); CONTAINS InterPro DOMAIN/s: Protein of unknown function DUF3755 (InterPro:IPR022228); BEST Arabidopsis thaliana protein match is: Protein of unknown function (DUF3755) (TAIR:AT3G07565.3); Has 130 Blast hits to 130 proteins in 13 species: Archae - 0; Bacteria - 0; Metazoa - 0; Fungi - 0; Plants - 130; Viruses - 0; Other Eukaryotes - 0 (source: NCBI BLink).) — translated: MNHNNAYSGNLTTPSESSLLISRSGIALNWTTAEDDILIQLLDSYSSDSRSAVTRYLQILEFLQDKTIRDVAARSRWIYNKKIAKKKKEDHNGLGTTRVDNEEIVNMVLASQVYQPSQVFQPSQHGVHNELLNHNKQWFNQIYANLTFLNLTDNLDLFRKIRENIKSLLKDLNENVSETWKNMPSSLPEKLNDELFLGLDKAIPSTSNLP
- a CDS encoding RNA-binding ASCH domain protein, producing the protein MIKIRDCLDEMVKFTLDYCVEFDIGLTGEFCSGLLCGESVLHDGERIESSSYALLHRFSGVPDYPLYKVLALGLLKSIDSGSFCGTFEKISLGKEVIRLKEKEDEWSKLINQKGSELVNALKDVFSELQVQEPLFSLMKDGIKTVEARCFEEEYDRIRRGGSMVMINKCLMFEVLELHQYASFYELLKAESSEKVFPGTKTVEEGMQMFRKLYDTDQENFNGVVAIHLSKSVAQPCVALAHILSGLSYTGVQNLLGLSHTTGSIFHALPPPRSMLLSSFMLPYKPKVPQKLRYSSRDIVVNLLGNG
- a CDS encoding RNA-binding ASCH domain protein (RNA-binding ASCH domain protein; FUNCTIONS IN: molecular_function unknown; INVOLVED IN: biological_process unknown; LOCATED IN: cellular_component unknown; CONTAINS InterPro DOMAIN/s: ProFAR isomerase-like (InterPro:IPR010759), ASCH domain (InterPro:IPR007374); BEST Arabidopsis thaliana protein match is: RNA-binding ASCH domain protein (TAIR:AT3G03320.1); Has 127 Blast hits to 127 proteins in 42 species: Archae - 39; Bacteria - 18; Metazoa - 2; Fungi - 4; Plants - 39; Viruses - 0; Other Eukaryotes - 25 (source: NCBI BLink).), yielding MIKIRDCLDEMVKFTLDYCVEFDIGLTGEFCSGLLCGESVLHDGERIESSSYALLHRFSGVPDYPLYKVLALGLLKSIDSGSFCGTFEKISLGKEVIRLKEKEDEWSKLINQKGSELVNALKDVFSELQVQEPLFSLMKDGIKTVEARCFEEEYDRIRRGGSMVMINKCLMFEVLELHQYASFYELLKAESSEKVFPGTKTVEEGMQMFRKLYDTDQENFNGVVAIHLSKSVAQPCVALAHILSGLSYTGVQNLLGLSHTTGSIFHALPPPRSMLLSSFMLPYKPKIKGCRLSHGARALAKHVDRSSDGFWGVLQGTDSDKNERAMDIINRFIGNCCWMNIHIVPPHGEVFEIRVAQGYGARWSRDGTKFIGFLEPYMEDGHSMAWKH